The DNA window TTCTGACCGGCTGTCCGAAACGGCCGGATGTTGTAGAAACTGTTCCGAGGCCGATGGCGCCGCAAGGCGAGGTCGGGATGCCGACGCCTCCGCCATTGCCAAAAGTTGCCATTCCAGAAGAGAAGTCTCCCACTGAGGTCGCTGCCCAGCCGTCAGAAGCCAAGCCGACCACCGAAGCCGGTGCGGTTCCGGAGGCTAAGATCGCTGAGGCGGAGGTGAAACCGGAGCCCTCAGCGGAGGGCAAGGCGGCGGCAGAACCAGAGCTGGCACTGAAAGATATCTACTTCGACTATGATCAGTCTGCCATTCGAGAGGACTCGAAGAAGCAATTGAATGAGAACATTGAATGGCTCAGGAAAAATCTCGCGGGTAAGGTGACTATTGAAGGCCACTGCGACGAGCGCGGTTCCAGTGAATACAATCTTGCGCTTGGCGAGCGGCGGGCCAGAGCAACGCGCGATTACTTAACGGCTGCCGGGATCGGTGCGGATCGAATCAGCACTATCAGTTTTGGGAAGGAGCGCCCATTCGCTCTAGGACATGACGAATCCGCATGGAAGTGGAATCGGCGAGCCCATTTTACCCCTAGCGCGAAATGACGAGACGCTTGCAGCAGTCGACGCCAGAGAGAAGGGGATGAGACCTTATCTTCTGCTAGCGGCTGCGCTGACCTTCAGCGTGTTGACTATGGGATGTGAGGGAGACCTGCCCCTGCGCATGGTTCAGCGGGATGTCGACTCAATGAGGAGCGAGGTGGCAGCCGTCGCCAGGACAGGTGAAGGAACCAGGATGTTCATCGAGGAGCATCTCAGGAAGGTCGAGGATCGCCTAGAAAAGAGCGAGCGCACTCGGGCAGCCCTGGAAGAGAAGCTGAGGAAGTTGGATTCGGATCTCAAGAGCCAAGCGGCGAAGGTCGCCCAGGAACGACAGGAAAGACAAGGGTTCCTTCAGTCCCAGGCGGCTCTCACTGTAAAGCTTGATGAGTTGACAACCGAGGTGCGCTTGGCTCAGGGGCAGACCGAGGGGATTGGTCATGGCATTGCGGAGATCAATAGGCGAGTTGATGAGTCTGGGCGTCAGATCGAGCAGTTCGGACGACGATTGAATGGGCTCGACAAGCAGGTCAATCAGTCCGTTGTTGCTTCACAGGAGGCGACGACTGTGGCCCAGCAGGCGGTGGCTGCCTCCCAGCAGACTGCAAAGCAAGTGACGGCAGCGCTGGGACAAATGGCCCAACAGACGAACGCTGCAATTGAGCAGGTCAACACTACCGCACAACTGGCCTTGACCGAAGCCAGAAAAACGACCAAGGGAAAGCCGATCACTGGTTCTGCCGACTTGCCTCGCGCCGGGACGCAGCCCATGCCCCCTGCGGTTGCCCCGATCATGGCGCCCCCTCTTGTTCCGTCTGCGCCGGCCACCCAGGCCCCAACTCAAGGGGCTGTGCCCCCTCCACCCGCCGCTCAGAAGGTAGAGTCGCCTGCGCCGCCGGCCTCGGCTGCTCGATCGATGGCTAGTCCGCAGAGCGCTGAGGAGCTATACAGCCATGCGCTCTCCGACTATACGAAGGGCAACTATGAATCAGCAATCAACGGTTTCCGGCGCATCGTTGAACTTTACCCCAACTCCAGGCGTCTGCCGAACGCCCGATACTGGCTTGGCGAGTCGTATTATAGCCAGAAGAATTATGACCAGGCGATTACGGAGTTCGAGTTACTTATCAAGCAGTTCCCAAAGTCGCAAGAGGCGAAGCGGGCCAAGGGTCGGCTGAGTCAGGTTAGATAAGGAAGGTCAGG is part of the Candidatus Methylomirabilis sp. genome and encodes:
- the pal gene encoding peptidoglycan-associated lipoprotein Pal; this translates as MRWMQRTWIGSTITLALTMLFLTGCPKRPDVVETVPRPMAPQGEVGMPTPPPLPKVAIPEEKSPTEVAAQPSEAKPTTEAGAVPEAKIAEAEVKPEPSAEGKAAAEPELALKDIYFDYDQSAIREDSKKQLNENIEWLRKNLAGKVTIEGHCDERGSSEYNLALGERRARATRDYLTAAGIGADRISTISFGKERPFALGHDESAWKWNRRAHFTPSAK
- the bamD gene encoding outer membrane protein assembly factor BamD — protein: MRPYLLLAAALTFSVLTMGCEGDLPLRMVQRDVDSMRSEVAAVARTGEGTRMFIEEHLRKVEDRLEKSERTRAALEEKLRKLDSDLKSQAAKVAQERQERQGFLQSQAALTVKLDELTTEVRLAQGQTEGIGHGIAEINRRVDESGRQIEQFGRRLNGLDKQVNQSVVASQEATTVAQQAVAASQQTAKQVTAALGQMAQQTNAAIEQVNTTAQLALTEARKTTKGKPITGSADLPRAGTQPMPPAVAPIMAPPLVPSAPATQAPTQGAVPPPPAAQKVESPAPPASAARSMASPQSAEELYSHALSDYTKGNYESAINGFRRIVELYPNSRRLPNARYWLGESYYSQKNYDQAITEFELLIKQFPKSQEAKRAKGRLSQVR